ACTTCCGCGCCCTCTTCCGCCGCGTCGGCGCCTTCAACGCGCGGCTGGAGGAGAATATCGGCGGCATGCGCGTGGTGCAGGCCTTCGCCAACGAAGCGCACGAGACCGCGCTTTTCGCCGACGACAATCAAAAGTACCGCACCATCAAGCTTCAGGCCTATCGCCTGATGGCGGCCAACTCGGCGCTCTCCTACTTCGGATTGCGGCTGATCCAGGTGATCGTGATGGTGACGGGCACCTGGTTCGTCATCAAGGGCGAGCTGACGGCGGGCGGGTTCGTGTCCTTCCTGCTGCTGATCACGATCTTTTTCGGGCCGATCGAGAAGATCAACCGCATCCTCGAGATGTACCCCAAGGGCATCGCCGGCTTCCGCTCCTACCTCGACCTCCTGGCGATCGAGCCCGACATCGTCGACCGTCCGGGCGCGATCGCCGCGCCGGACCTGCGCGGCGATATCCGCTACGAGGGCGTGCACTTCGCCTACTCCACTTCGCTGCCGGTGCTGAAGGGTATCGATCTTGCGATCGGCGCCGGCGAGACGGTGGCTTTCGTCGGCCCGTCGGGTGCCGGGAAGACGACCATCTGCTCGCTGCTGCCGCGCTTCTACGAGCCGCAGGCCGGACGCATCCTGATCGACGGGATCGACATCCGCGACATGACGATCACCTCGTTGCGCCGGCAGATCGGCATCGTGCAGCAGGACGTCTTCCTGTTCGCCGGCACCATCCGCGAGAACGTCGCCTACGGGCGGCTCGGCGCCTCGGAGGCGGACATCCTCGCCGCGGTGCGCGCCGCACGGATCGAGGATCTCGTCGCCTCGCTCCCCGACGGGCTCGACACGGTGATCGGCGAGCGCGGGGTGAAGCTCTCCGGCGGCCAGAAGCAACGCCTGGCGATCGCCCGCATCTTCCTGAAGGACCCGCCGATCCTGGTGCTGGACGA
This portion of the Acuticoccus sp. I52.16.1 genome encodes:
- a CDS encoding ABC transporter ATP-binding protein; the protein is MLLRKFFSYYAPFKGLFALDFGCAVVAGLLELAFPMAIKLFIDRLLPAGDWTLIIVAAAALLVVYVMNAGMMAIVTYWGHMLGINIETEMRRKAFDHLQKLSFSFYDGAKTGHLTARVTKDLEEVGELAHHGPEEVFLAIMTFVGAFLLMATINLELALIVGAIVPAIGWLTMTVGTRMTHNFRALFRRVGAFNARLEENIGGMRVVQAFANEAHETALFADDNQKYRTIKLQAYRLMAANSALSYFGLRLIQVIVMVTGTWFVIKGELTAGGFVSFLLLITIFFGPIEKINRILEMYPKGIAGFRSYLDLLAIEPDIVDRPGAIAAPDLRGDIRYEGVHFAYSTSLPVLKGIDLAIGAGETVAFVGPSGAGKTTICSLLPRFYEPQAGRILIDGIDIRDMTITSLRRQIGIVQQDVFLFAGTIRENVAYGRLGASEADILAAVRAARIEDLVASLPDGLDTVIGERGVKLSGGQKQRLAIARIFLKDPPILVLDEATSALDTETERQIQASLAALSQGRTTLVIAHRLATIRGADRIVVVTPDGVAEQGRHAELIARGGLYSRLHETQFAAE